caactttattttttttgttttggaatgagccaatttttatGCATAAATGGCTTGAAACCAGTAATAAAGGACTGCTGACGAAAGAGCAGATCGCAGTTTTAATAATTACGTTTGAAAATTcttgttttatggctaaaagcgctACTTACGCTTTTAGAAAAATGGATATTTTCGGCAGTTTACTTAACAATTGAGAcctgttctattgtgaattatcttaAATGGCTGAATTTATGGCTATGGTACCAAAATTAGCTGATTCTGcaacaaaaattaacaaacaatatcctttcaatctgtgagagtgcagctttaaatgtaaGAATGAGTTGAATGTATGCCTTATTCTACACATTTTGGGAGGAAGTATTTAGACCTATATATTAGAGGAAATTTATCAGTAAATTCCTTAAATGGGTAATAAAAGAATCCAGGGgtaacatttcaaaattgaaattctgCACAATTTAAAGAATTTTATTATTGGGAATAGGTCCAAATAGCTGATGTGTGCAATGATCAGATGAAAAAACCTGGTTGAGCATGCTAGATCAATGGAgttaaaaatgtaacaatacGGGTGTTATTGTGATGTATGGCTGAGAGTGTAATGAACTCAGAGTCTAAATGAGCACTTTTGCACCCAAAAATCATACATCATCTTTTAAAAAGTACGTAAAAACTTTTGGTAgtgtataaacatttttatttaatatgtttttaaattatgtcaatAAATGCCATAAATGTGTTTGGTAATGTTCTTTGTAAATAGGTTTGAGAGTGAAATTTGTATCTGTACATTGTATCGGGTACATGTAACATTGTAACGGGGTACATGTAACATTGTATCCTGTACATGTTACCTTGTATCAAGGTTCTTGTAACCTTGTATCAGGTACATGTAACATTGTATCGAGGTTCTTGTAACCTTGTATCAGGTACATGTAACATTGTATCAGGTACATGTAACATTGTATCGAGGTTCTTGTAACCTTGTATCAGGTACATGTAACATTGTATCAGGTACTTGTTTCCTTGTATCTAGGTACTTGTAACCTTGTATCAGGTACATGTAACATTGTATCAGGGTACATGTTACATTGTATCGAGGTTCTCGTCACCTTGTATCGAGGTTCTTTTAACCTTCTATCGAGGAACTTGTAACCTTGTATTGtgatacatttgtacatgtaaatgttatgTACCGGTTGTTATTTTTGCTTCTATGTATTATGTGGTGAATTTTGTAAACAGATAATAAGTGTAAgttttgaattgtattttttttgcaacaAATTTCTGCCAAGGGCTGTTTTTGATATACATGGTAGCATTTGCCATTTTTGATATACATGGTAGCGTTTGCCGTTTTTGATATACATGGTAGCGTTTGCCGTTTTTGATATACATGGTAGCGTTTGCCGTGATGTTTTAGCATTACCTGCAATGTAGCGGTGTTACTTTTAGATAAAGTTCCAcatgtatttgttgaaataatgtaCACTTGAAGAAATTGAATGCTActtcatgttttcatttattacaaaattaaaatgaaaagctTTGGATTTTATGTCACTGGCCTAAATTTATCAAACAATCCAGTTCCTTTTAAGAGGATCAAGCCCAGcacagtatttttgttttgttataataagtgttattttcttcttttctaaGAAAATAACCTTCATAATTGGCAAATTTAGCGACTTTTTGGCTAAATCATAAAACTTGTTATGCTGCAAGATTTTTTTGAAAGATCAGGGCATGATTTTTAGTGGATATGTACTTTATTTAGCAACAATATTGTCATAGTAGTGTATGGTGTTGTGTAATTGTTGTCACAGTTTTATTCAGGGAGTAGAAACAGCTGTATTATCCGTTACTAGTCAGTGGGGTACTGTGGCTATATGGCGAATCGACTTACCTGgtaaatcatgaataaaaaatagaagGCGAAGGGGTGAAAATACATGATAATTTTCACTGGTTAAAGTTAGTCGTAATTCCTCTGAATGTCGGCATTGCAAACGCTTGACAACAGATATTTCATGTCTGTTCTTCAAAAGTATCCTTGAACAGGGATAACCCCTTCGACTGCCACCCAGTATAAAATTATGAGACTGAACTATTGGAAGATCATCACATATTGATGATAGctcatgtgtatgtatgtacaATGAAAAATGCTACATATACTGCATTgtaatctcattaaaatcatattgtgACCTTCACTTCACTTGATTATGTTATGCATATAGCGTAACCTCGTGAAGCGTGTATCAAGGATCTGATCTTAATGAGATTGGCTGCATTGCTTGTAAAGAAATATCGGTatgtaattatgtaaatatactttttttgtgtgtgttttttttttcaattcttgtttttgttcttaATCGAGTGTTTAATGCAAAACTGTATTACATAATACACTTTTAAATGAAGCAGTCcacttgtaaaaatgttttcacataCAAACTGTCTCCACTCTTGTATATACGGTATGTTTTTATGTTCAAAGAAGAATGATATTTCTGTTTTGgaaagttttgttgtttttacaacTAGCCCATAGTATCTTTCCCATACAGAAATTCGGACTGTTACTAGCAATCTAAGTATTGAACCATTTTACCTCAGTCTTTTCATCAACCAGATATGAAATATTCAAGAAtttggtttaagaaaatgcactTAGAGACATAGAAATAAATCCATATGAGAACAAATTTTGGCAAATTCTTATTCTATCAAAAAACTGGTTTGATTATCACAAAAATCTGATGTCatttctcaatctcaactcCTTTTTTTCCACTGGTCATGCTTTAAAactattgtgtttttttaagcgTCTTCTCTTTTGTATtgaattgataaatataattccTCAATATTCTGAAGAATATTCTAGATTAGAAAAATGTACTGAGAACTGACTCAAAAATAACAATTGCACTCAATTGTTTTTGGCAAAGTTTATGGCCTTATCTAGATAGCATACACTAGTTTTTTGCTGTAGAATATTGCTCAATATTCTGAtaaataagaatttaaaactCTGGAATTTATTTGCATTCCTTTACATTAAatataagattttaaaatgGTCTCAGATTAGCCAAGACAAGTATTTTATCATGATATAATCACcaggtattttttaaattatcaaattattgttAAGCTCTTCCAATCTATTTTTGTGCAATACATGTAAATCTGTTTAACATCccatgttctgaataaaattttcTGTTTGATTGGTTATTGTTTCATATAGCTGTGAAAAGAATGTGTAGATCTTTTGATGGCATCAAAGTATAGTTTTAAATCGcagatatttgttaaatttctgTGTAAGATCGACATTTGTTTCACTTATTGACCACAAACAGCAGCCACtagtgaaaatataattttctatgATCACAAGTGAAATAAATTTTTGGTCTTGCACCggttttgtttatgttaaaatttaggaaaatgttaatttagtTGGCGTTAATTTGACAATTGAGTGTTGAACGTAACCGTCACGACGGGATTTCCTCACTTTGTTGACATAATTCAAAGATTTTTAACCCAGCATTGTAAACACTTTGTTACTTTTATTAAGCAATATGGGAACCCAAAGCTATAAATGTAGTTAAAATGTGGAAAACAACACCAAATAACTGTAGcgacaataatataattaatgagACACATGAAAGTTTTGTAAGGATGATATAAGAGCCACATTTCGGCCTCCTTCATCGAAAAAACAATGTTGTAAATGTGTCACCAGTCATGAGATAAGGAGAGATCTGTGGTCAGTAGTCTGTCCTCAATACCACACAGatgtagtttgttttttttagatcttatttgtttaagaaatggCATATTACCTGCTACTAAGCAAGACTTCTAACTAATAAGTAGTtcagttatctttgtttaaagtcttcattcaaatcaaaatattgccagACATAGCAAATATGTATGCCATTTTCTGcagtttaattaaataaaactcataaaGCTTTAAGTGATCGTCCTAGTCccattatcaaataaataccACTCATTTGCAAAATTGTGGTCAAGGttagtgaaaaataaacaagaggccaATGAGGACCCATGCACTACGGACATAACTTTCTTGACAATATACTTAACTCACATTTAACGCAAAGCAATCAGTGAACCATGTTGCACAATGGGCAAGGGGGAGAGGGAAACTactacaataaaacacaactcTCTGTACAAACTTGTCTCccttggaaaatatttataaattgctAGGGGAATAGGGGAAATAACTACTACAATAATATACAACTCTCTCTACAAAGTTGTCGcccttagaaaaatattttgcatttcaagGGACAATGGCAGATCAGGCTGGTTTTTGGAAGGAACCGAGTTCATGAATATCTAACTTCTGTGGAAGTTtgattcagaaaaaaataaaactgaagaCTTAAAAGCAAGCAATCTGAATGGTATACAGATGCATGGACAACAGATCTCCTGCCATCGCAgtagctcttctggcctttggtaAGTAGATCTAAAACAAAGCCATCAGCATCTGATGGTGAATGTATTAACATAACTCAGTGTAATGATAAGCATGTTCGACAATATTATCCCACTTATTTCAAATTCATGTAAGCATTATGATATGCCTGGACATGTCTGCTAATAAATGCGCTTGATTTTCAGATATTCAATTACAAAACGTTGTGCTTGCAATGTTTTAGATATCAGGCACTTGTTGGTTGCTCAAAGAACCCTGGTTTGTATACACAAGAAGCAGCATTTGTTTGGtaaaccaaataaaatatgAGCACTGTGAAGCAAACGTGCATCTTATGTTTAGTTGAAAAAGGAGCATTACTCCACAAGTTTAAAAGTTATAGTTatagagttatgggacttgctaTACACACATGTATTGTCTAATAATCAGTACTGAATGAGTACtgaatttcatataaaatttctTGAGCAGTTTTGGGGTTGTGGCCAAGGATTTTAATGCAGACTTCAACGGGAATCAAGGCTTCAACAATACCTCCACTGGTttcctcattttttttaaagcagacaAGCTGAAAAGATGGACTTAAAACACTGGcacaaacatttttgatgaCACTATAGTCTTACTTATTGGGTTTGTGAAGggattaaataaaacaaaacttcaatcACATAATCGGAAATTATTTATTCTTCTTATAATTTTGTAGAACAGGCCCTAGGAGTATTTTCTGAAGTTGAATATCAGTGCACGTATGCTTTTTTCGGTCAATAAAGGAACACAACCTGATTATTATTTAAGCTAGAGGTTAGGGCCTTGTTACACACGTGTGtatgtgtactaagtttcatgtgaatactTCAAACATACTTAAGCAAGgccaagtttcaagtttttgcCCAAAACGGTCACTGCTGAGCTGACAACACCGTGACAcatgaaaaatgtgaaaacatcTACCTTATTTCTTCCAAAACAAAACTATCacaaaaatgtcacaaataCCTCTGAATTGATCTTGTCAGAGTGATAGCCATTATACAAAGATGTAGGTAATTTTAATAGTTTGCTGTAGATAAGAGCCAAAAGTGGCATTTGGCCATTAGGTAGAACGaccttttcatttttacaataatatattatcttgacaAACATTCCATGAAGTTTGATTGAAACCCATTTGTAGGTTGTGAcatgttacagctgagacacaTCTATTCCTATGAAATCCCGATTGTGCTATACGCTGACCACTAATCTTGACCGGTGCAGGGAGAGCATGAATGCTATGTGGGACAGACCTTTCCATGTTCCTCTACAATTTATGTGAGAGAGAAACTACTATATTGGGTGAAAACCGTACAATCTACCATcatatcaattatcaatatCTGCGGTCATTGCAATTGTTTGATTGCtttttggatttattttttGGGGCAATATTCaccaataaatgaaaatgttcatatacGTCAAAAAGGCACTAGATTTGATCTAATAAACTAATTATAGGATATATAAATAATCTCACATGAGTGGTCATTTAATAAGGAATTTATTGTTTCctcaattgataaaaaaacaagccTTGGTgagatgggtttttttgttGCAATTTTAGGAAATGAGTCAACTAAATTTCGTATTGGATGACCATAAATATGATATTCTATCTTTATCATAAATACTTATCATTATGTGCCAATTTACAGTGCTAAATACACATAACATCATAGAATGTCGCCACACAGCGCTGCCATTTTTAACGCAATTTCTTAATGACGTAACATCACACTTATTTGCATACTTATTGCACTCATTATATtccataaatataaaaattaaaaattgtcaaCTTGAGAATTATAATGATTTTAGCAAACGTTGACAATTTTCAATAGTGCCCTCACAGGAAtgtgataattattttattatatcgaataaaattaacaaattttatataacaataatcatttttaatttccaaaactagcagaaataaaatataatttcaggtCATCTGTAACCCAATCCcttacgcagtgatctcccctgacaaataattattattatttatatattttttaatttctcaAGTCGATGATTTGAATGGTTATATTgtgcaattatatttattgtgcGGGCATCTGCTCTAACTATTTAGGtggccatttaaaaaaatctaaagcAAACTCGTTTATTTCCTGCGCATGTAATATTATTTTGCCAGTCAACATTACCAGccagtttcaaaaaatattgaaatgaccgCTCTGGTATAGGGAATTTAACATAGAGAATATAAGTGAGGTATAATCaatcaaaaatacatatatatataataacgtTATTACATGATGGTCACGTCATTTAgaatataaatcattataaGTGCATGTATTGAATAGCAACGGTGCCAACCTTGAAAATGATAAAGTACTAATAGCTTATGAATGTGtaattgaatacatatttattttagcttattAAGCCTGAAATATAGAAAGCAtacttgttaaataaaaacacccAGTAAAAGACAGTAATTTCATAAATTCCATTGCTTTTTTACCAGTCATTcatagaaatgaaattttgtaaCTGCTTTGGTAAAGGCAATTTTTCAACAGATGAAATATCACAGTTACTTCTTGTTCCTATCAAATTCTGTCTTATCACTGAGCAACACTGTCCCTTTAATGACGTCACCATGTCAGAGTCATGTAGAGCTTTAAATATACTGAGTCGACAACTGCAGTCATGATTACAAGTGACTAGACTGGTCATTGGATGTATCACAAGCCCGTAATGCACGAGTCTTCGGATCAAAAGTGTCGCCCTTCGGGAATGGTTAGTCCTTTGAGTTCGGTTGTGTTCAGTACCACAAAAACTGAGCAGCATCATTAAAAGCTTATTGTCTACGTTGCAGCATGTTGCGAGTCTATACGGTTTCACTACGACTTTAGCGAGTCTGTCCCACGTTTCCTGTTCCTCTTGCTTCGTTATAAAGCCGAGAGCCTTAAGTTGGAAAGGATCAACAAACTTGGACAAGATAATCTCAGCTACCTCATAGTTCTTGTAAATACAAGCAACCATTAAGTGAAAGTGAAGATCCAATGATGGGGCCCTGGCTAGGAATAGATCCAAGAGCTCAAGGTTGGAGCTCATCATTTTGGCAACACTAAGTCTAAAACTTTTGTTATACAAACACTTCACAGAAGCTCCATGTTTTAGCAGAATCTCACAGATTTCCACATTCTGTAATAAAACTGCCTGAGTCAGTGCTGTCTGAAAGAAGTAGTTCTCCATATTAGCATCACAGTCAAATTCTTCCTTCAACAAAACATTCACAGCTTTAACATCCTGGTTGATGACTGCTAACATAAGCGGTGTCGTGTGATGACCATCCACGTAGTTCACTGGAGCACCCGACCTCAGAAGAGTTTCCAGGAGAGTGTAACTTCCGGCGTGCACAGCAGCATGTACTGCAGATGCCTGCGCCTCATCTATAACTGTTAGGTCACACCCATGGCTTATCAGTAAGTTGACCTTTTCCAAGTTCTTTTCTGCTATGGCCTGGAAaatataatagggttattagtactgtgttatgatccgggaggttgtattcaatGAGTGTTTTTTTTGCCGAATCGGATTTCACGAGGTGCAAGgcgagtgaaataaaaatccgcaaaaaatccacgagagtcaAATACAACATTCCAGACCTAAACACAGTACTAGTAactcttttattatatacattattggtTAAATTACTTGAattacacatgttttcataataaatgttgttttactcATGCGTTATTTTGTTTTACGATGTCATTTTAACAGAGCgcaacaatattttttcacgTGACGTCATCAGAGTGGAATACTgctgtattgcactggagttGAATATAGACCACAGTATTATGCAATATGTATTGCGTATTGATTTAtgacaggtatataataaatataacaacttGTTGAATACACATATTACAAACATCCTGTATAGTAATGATGAAACATAAAATGCCCGGTAAAAATGAAATCATACAGACGGAAAGAAGTTACAAATGTAGATGAATCATGACATATTCCGACGAAAGtctcaatacaaaataaaaatatcacagaagtatattttgctttagaattaaaaattaaagtttctatattttctattgaaaaccttaaaatctgataaaaaaggggccaagatggaacattcctgtaaagtttggatgaaattatTGTACCAATTGTTTAGGTGGAGAAattgtttgaaggaaaatgttgacaGCTTTAACTtcagatgcttctgtaatacagGCCCTgtttaaactagaaatgtgtccataggacacggatgcccccacttcgattttttgtcacagaaaataagccataatgattattcaggataatctgcacatataggataagttgagttgagttgggttttacggcatcgcaagactgtataggttatatggcgccattcaggcaggaaaaaacttgttggatccacattggacacatacttttcaagaattagattggaaacatatatttttgaagtattttggcaaaaaagggccgtaactcctaaatgactaaagcgatttccatgactatcgaacttgatcaagatattatggtcacaaacatgtgtttaaagtttggtgaggattggacaaacagttttcaagaattagattggaaacatatatttttgaagtatttttggcaaaaaagggccgtaactcctaaatgactaaagcgatttccatgactatcgaacttgatcaagatattatggtcacaaacatgtgtttaaagtttggtgaggattggacaaacggttttcaagaattagatcggaaacaatcttcgggacgtacgtacgtacagacagacagacgtacgtacggacaagggcaaccctatatgccgccactttgtgggggcataaaaatgatCGTAAGG
Above is a genomic segment from Mya arenaria isolate MELC-2E11 chromosome 2, ASM2691426v1 containing:
- the LOC128217860 gene encoding poly [ADP-ribose] polymerase tankyrase-1-like, producing MRKGRNSSIEEFYISIANGNEEGLKSYLQNGGNPNLRDSLKCPLLHKAIAEKNLEKVNLLISHGCDLTVIDEAQASAVHAAVHAGSYTLLETLLRSGAPVNYVDGHHTTPLMLAVINQDVKAVNVLLKEEFDCDANMENYFFQTALTQAVLLQNVEICEILLKHGASVKCLYNKSFRLSVAKMMSSNLELLDLFLARAPSLDLHFHLMVACIYKNYEVAEIILSKFVDPFQLKALGFITKQEEQETWDRLAKVVVKPYRLATCCNVDNKLLMMLLSFCGTEHNRTQRTNHSRRATLLIRRLVHYGLVIHPMTSLVTCNHDCSCRLSIFKALHDSDMVTSLKGQCCSVIRQNLIGTRSNCDISSVEKLPLPKQLQNFISMNDW